One stretch of Bacillota bacterium DNA includes these proteins:
- a CDS encoding helix-turn-helix domain-containing protein, with the protein MNNRLKSFLEELEYIKDYIPPEAFNNLVIKATAMAERDDRLLTAPEVAKRLGVSRTTIWRWSKNKIIRVCQLPGGQVRIRESDLEDFIDKHKLIKKNESVCL; encoded by the coding sequence TTGAATAATAGACTAAAAAGTTTTCTTGAAGAACTGGAGTATATTAAGGATTATATTCCGCCAGAGGCCTTCAATAATCTGGTGATAAAAGCAACTGCTATGGCGGAAAGGGATGATAGGCTTTTAACAGCGCCGGAGGTGGCAAAGAGATTGGGTGTGAGCAGGACAACGATCTGGCGGTGGTCAAAAAATAAAATTATAAGGGTTTGCCAGCTTCCCGGCGGGCAGGTCCGAATCAGGGAATCTGATTTGGAAGATTTTATTGACAAGCACAAATTAATCAAGAAGAATGAAAGTGTTTGCCTGTAA